Genomic segment of Rana temporaria chromosome 12, aRanTem1.1, whole genome shotgun sequence:
CAGCATTTAGCGCACAGCGACATCTAGCGGCCGCTTCTGTAAAGTCTTCCTCCCTTAGAGGATCGTTATCCGGACTGTACCATCTCtgtttccggggggggggggacactcggTACGTTTTCCTTAAGATGGGACGACGAACGAAGCCTGGCAGTGAAGGTGTTCTTATTGGTTTCTTTTGGATAAACCTGTTCTTATTGGCGATGGGTTTTTATTTTGTCGCGGGACGGGTCCATGTAGCTATACAAGGTGGGAGGAGTCTCCCCGGCACGTAGCCGGCAGTGGTACCGTCTCAAGATGTCCGCCACCATGAAGAAAGCGGTGAGGAGGCGCGGGGAATGTAATATACCGGGTGTACGGGGCGATGTGACACCCGGTGTGGGGCGGGGCCTGAGGGGTTATTGTAATTCATCACATCCCGGGGGGAGGGGAATTATGGGGTACAATATGGTGCCGGATTGCCCTTCATAGCACCTCATTGTACCTCCATATCTCCTCACAATACTCCATATCCTCTCACAGTACTCCATATCTCCTCATATCccctcacagtactccatatctcctcacagtactccatatcTCCTCACAACAcctcacagtactccatatcTCCTCACAACACCTCCTTATCCCCTCACAGTACTCCTTATCccctcacagtactccatatcccctcacagtactccatatcccctcacagtactccatatcccctcacagtactccatatctcctcacagtactccatatcTCCTCACAACAcctcacagtactccatatcTCCTCACAGTACTCCTTATCCCCTCACAGTACTCCTTATCccctcacagtactccatatcccctcacagtactccatatcccctcacagtactccatatcccctcacagtactccatatcccctcacagtactccatatcTCCTCACAACAcctcacagtactccatatcTCCTCACAACACCTCCTTATCCCCTCACAGTACTCCTTATCccctcacagtactccatatcTCCTCACAACAcctcacagtactccatatctcctcacagtactccatatctcctcatatcacctcacagtactccatatctcctcacagtactccatatcTCCTCACTGCACTCCATATCccctcacagtactccatatctcctcatatctcctcacagtactccatatctcctcacagtactccatatctcctcacagtactccatatctcctcacagtactccatatctcctcatatcacctcacagtactccatatctcctcacagtactccatatctcctcacagtactccatatctcctcacagtactccatatctcctcacagtactccatatcTCCTCACTGCACTCCATATCccctcacagtactccatatctcctcatatcccctcacagtactccatatcccctcacagtactccatatctcctcatatcccctcacagtactccatatcACCTCATATCccctcacagtactccatatcccctcacagtactccatatctcctcatatcccctcacagtactccatatcccctcacagtactccatatcccctcacagtactccatatcCCCTCATATCTcctcacagtactccatatcTCCTCATAGTACTCCATATCccctcacagtactccatatcccctcatatcccctcacagtactccatatcACCTCATATCTcctcacagtactccatatctcctcatatcccctcacagtactccatatcccctcacagtactccatatcccctcacagtactccatatcccctcacagtactccatatcACCTCATATCCCCTCACCAGTACTCCATATCccctcacagtactccatatctcctcacagtactccatatcTCCTCACAACAcctcacagtactccatatcTCCTCACAACAACTCCATATCTcctcacagtactccatatctcctcacagtactccatatctcctcacagtactccatatctcctcacagtactccatatcACCTCATATCTcctcacagtactccatatctcctcatatcccctcacagtactccatatctcctcatatcccctcacagtactccatatcccctcacagtactccatatcccctcacagtactccatatcccctcacagtactccatatcccctcacagtactccatatcccctcacagtactccatatcACCTCATATCccctcacagtactccatatcccctcacagtactccatatcccctcacagtactccatatcACCTCATATCccctcacagtactccatatcccctcacagtactccatatctcctcatatctcctcacagtactccatatctcctcacagtactccatatcACCTGATATCTCCGCACAAGTACTCCATATCTCCTCATATCccctcacagtactccatatctcctcacagtactccatatctcctcacagtactccatatctcctcacagtactccatatctcctcacagtactccatatcCCCTCACAGTACTCTGTATCccctcacagtactccatatctcctcacagtactccatatctcctcacagtactccatatctcctcacagtactccatatctcctcacagtactccatatctcctcacagtactccatatctcctcacagtactccatatcccctcacagtactccatatctcctcacagtactccatatctcctcatatctcctcacagtactccatatctcctcaaagtactccatatctcctcatatctcctcacagtactccatatctcctcacagtactccatatcACCCCATATCCCCTCACAGTACACCATatcctagggttgccaactcatccctttaaaacagaacacatattaattacacaggttctgtggctgattaaggaggtaattaaactcacttggtgccttatttgcattaaattagcctcagaacctgtgtaatctcctcacagtactccatatcTCCTCATAGTACTCCATATCccctcacagtactccatatcccctcatatcccctcacagtactccatatcACCTCATATCTcctcacagtactccatatctcctcatatcccctcacagtactccatatcccctcacagtactccatatcccctcacagtactccatatcccctcacagtactccatatcccctcacagtactccatatcACCTCATATCCCCTCACCAGTACTCCATATCccctcacagtactccatatcTCCTCACAACAcctcacagtactccatatcTCCTCACAACAACTCCATATCTcctcacagtactccatatctcctcacagtactccatatctcctcacagtactccatatctcctcacagtactccatatcACCTCATATCTcctcacagtactccatatctcctcatatcccctcacagtactccatatctcctcatatcccctcacagtactccatatcccctcacagtactccatatcccctcacagtactccatatcccctcacagtactccatatcccctcacagtactccatatcccctcacagtactccatatcACCTCATATCccctcacagtactccatatcccctcacagtactccatatcccctcacagtactccatatcccctcacagtactccatatcACCTCATATCccctcacagtactccatatcccctcacagtactccatatctcctcatatctcctcacagtactccatatctcctcacagtactccatatcACCTGATATCTCCGCACAAGTACTCCATATCTCCTCATATCccctcacagtactccatatctcctcacagtactccatatctcctcacagtactccatatctcctcacagtactccatatctcctcacagtactccatatcCCCTCACAGTACTCTGTATCccctcacagtactccatatctcctcacagtactccatatctcctcacagtactccatatctcctcacagtactccatatctcctcacagtactccatatctcctcacagtactccatatctcctcacagtactccatatcccctcacagtactccatatctcctcacagtactccatatcccctcacagtactccatatctcctcacagtactccatatctcctcatatctcctcacagtactccatatctcctcaaagtactccatatctcctcatatctcctcacagtactccatatctcctcacagtactccatatcACCCCATATCCCCTCACAGTACACCATatcctagggttgccaactcatccctttaaaacagaacacatattaattacacaggttctgtggctgattaaggaggtaattaaactcacttggtgccttatttgcattaaattagcctcagaacctgtgtaattaatatgtgttctgttttaaagggatgagttggcaaccctaccatATCCCCTCACAGTATTCCATATCTCCTCATATCccctcacagtactccatatctcctcacagtactccatatctcctcatatcccctcacagtactccatatcccctcacagtactccatatcTCCTCACAGTATTCCATATCTCCTCATATCccctcacagtactccatatcccctcacagtactccatatcccctcacagtactccatatcACCTCATATCTCCTCATATCccctcacagtactccatatctcctcacagtactccatatctcctcacagtactccatatctcctcacagtactccatatctcctcacagtactccatatctcctcacagtactccatatctcctcacagtactccatatcACCTCATATCCCCTCACAGTACACCATatcctagggttgccaactcatccctttaaaacagaacacatattaattacacaggttctgtggctgattaaggaggtaattaaactcacttggtgccttatttgcattaaattagcctcagaacctgtgtaattggtgttctgttttaaagggatgagttggcaaccctaccatATCCCCTCACAGTATTCCATATCTCCTCATATCTcctcacagtactccatatctcctcacagtactccatatctcctcatatcccctcacagtactccatatcCCCTCGCAGTACTCCATATCTCCTCATATCccctcacagtactccatatcCCCTCGCAGTACTCCATATCTCCTCACAGTATTCCATATCTCCTCATATCccctcacagtactccatatcccctcacagtactccatatcccctcacagtactccatatcccctcacagtactccatatctcctcatatcccctcacagtactccatatcCCCTCGCAGTACTCCATATCTCCTCACAGTATTCCATATCTCCTCATATAccctcacagtactccatatctcctcacagtactccatatcccctcacagtactccatatcTCCTCATATCCCCTCACAGTATTCCATATCCCCTCGCAGTACTTCATATCTcctcacagtactccatatcACCTCATATCccctcacagtactccatatcTCCTCATATCCCCTCACAGTACTCCCATATGACCTCACAGTactccatggcccagattcacagagagcagggcgcacattacgccgccgtagagcaaacactgtacgctacgccaacgcagcgcagagaggcaagcattgcattcagcaagccagtgctcccaacgctgcgccagcgtggcgtgggtttcgaaggcgtaggtggaagtgggcatgaccccatgcaaatgatgggccgagcgtcagacaggtacgtatcacaaactgcgctgtgacgtggacgcacccccatgcgcctgctcacaaccacgccagcaaaactgcctaagctacgccggatcactgcgtacgccgtgaacataacgtacgcccagccagacacacgtccaacgcacaatacgccggcttgtgctccctggtgcagacctgtgcctgtctgttgccgggttgcacctcctttatggggaataactttccgCCGGACGTGCATcttgcgtagcatgcgccgggcacacgcacgttcgtgaatcgccgtatttccctcatttgcatatttgaatggctaatcaatgggagtggcaccatgcgcccagcctaaatttgCGCCCACCCTATGCTGGCGTGAGCAAGCTACGTcggtggggtgtagcctggttttaggcgcatgtctgtttgtgggtctggcgcacagatacgacggcgcacatttgcacttacgtcggcgtaacttgttatacgtcggcgtaagtgctttgtgaatctgggcccatatctcctcacagtactccatatcTCCTCACATCCCCTCATATCccctcacagtactccatatcTCCTCATATCCCCTCACAGTACTCCATAATATCCCCTCACGGTACTCCCATATCCCCTCATATCACCTCACAGTACTTGACAGCACTCCACATCCCCTCACAGCACTCCATATCCCCTCATATCTCTTCACAGTACTCCATATCCCCTCACAGTACTCCATAATATCGCCTCACAGCACTCCATATCTCCTCATATACCCCCACAGTACTCCATAATATCGCCTCACAGCACTCCATAATATCccctcacagtactccatatcTCCTCATATCCCCTCACAGTACTCCATAATATCCCCTCACGGTACTCCCATATCCCCTCATATCACCTCACAGTACTTGACAGCACTCCACATCCCCTCACAGCACTCCATATCCCCTCATATCTCTTCACAGTACTCCATATCCCCTCACAGTACTCCATAATATCGCCTCACAGCACTCCATATCTCCTCATATACCCCCACAGTACTCCATAATATCGCCTCACAGCACTCCATAATATCGCCTCACAGTACTGCATATCTCCTCCTGGCACCTCCATATTACATCATAGCACCCCATAGTACTTCCTCATTACCTCACATTCTAATGGCACCCCATTTCACCTCACATTATTTCATAGCAACTTGTTTTACGTCATCATAATACTCCATATTACATCTTAGCACCCCATATTACCTCACAATATCCCCGTAGAACCTCATAGTGCTCCATATTACCTCatattacatagttggtaaggttgaataaagacatcagTCCATGCAGATCTACCTGTAGGTGTGTTCATGTCACTTCTATTTTcctatccctgtatattgtgttcactaaTCTGCATATTACCTCATGTGACTCCATATTACCTCACATTATCCTTATCTTATAGGACTCTGTACTATCTTGCACTACCTCATAGTTGTCCATATTACCTCACATTACCCTCATAGTTGTCCATATAAGCTCCTATTACTCCTCATAGTACTCCATATTTCCTCCTGTTACCCTCACAGTTCCCCATAACACACCCTGATACCCCTCAAAGTACACCATACCACCCCCCCTTTACCCCTCACAGTACTCCATACCACCCCCCATTACCCCTCACAGTACTCCATACCACCCCCCATTACCCCTCACAGTACTCCATACCACCCCCCATTACCCCTCACAGTACTTCATATTACCCCTCACAGTAGCCCATACCACCCCCCCAATACCCCTCACAGTACTCCATCCCCCCCATTAccctgtcacttcctgttgtttcTCTGGACAGGAAGTGACGTGTATACTTGCTGATTATCAATCTTTAATGTAATATAAAGTCTGGTTGTAGATACTCGCTGACCCATCACTGTTCCCGGCAGGTCGCTGAGGACGTCAATGTCACCTTTGAGGACCAACAGAAAATTAACATCTTCGCCAGGAACACAAGTCGTATCAACGAGCTGAAAGATGAGATTGAGCTGAAGAAGGTACACCGGGATCCCCCTCTCCTGTCTGTGTGCTGATTGGGTTCCCAATGCTCTGGGGGGGGGTCCTCTGTATTCAGATGTCTGTACACTGAGCGTCTGTGGGCCGAAAGAAAGtagcagattcctccatccacgccATACAGCGCTGATGGACGGATCTTTCGCTGTGTCTATGTCCTAACAGCGGCTTCTTCTGATTGGACGCAACACTCATTCAGCCAACAACATCATCCTATGACGTAGGGATGGTTTGTATACATCTCCTAAAAGATCAGACAATATACGGAGCTCCTTACATTCTTTCAATCAAGGGATATTGGACCGGAGAGGGGCGGTTGTTTGGCTGACATGGCCACCCATTGAGAGAATTTTGGGCCGGTTCCATACTGTGCAACATTTCTATAGTATTTGGCCAACTTAAAGGGTAACTTCGCTTTCATGGGGAAAAGAAAATtgcaaagaaaaataatatagtgtatacaattgctacacaagtcacATTGTAATTGGATTAGGGTTACACCGATACCGAGCaattgcccgagtacttgtactcagacAAATACTCTGATGCTTGATCCGATACCTgggtgatcggtgcggcggtggagggagttacaagcaccgatctccctgtatagatttcaataaaataGCTGACAGCCGCTGGAGGGAGGAGTTGGAGAAgcggctgtcagctgctttattgaaatctatacagggagatcggtgcttgtaactccctccaccaccgatcacccctgactgtcctcctcctcctggtcgcgTCAAAGTTGTGTGACTTTCAGGTCATACAAGTGTGAAGGGGCCCTTAGATTTTCTTTATTCGGTTGCTGCATTCTATTATGCAGAGCAGAGCCGCTTTCTCATGAGCTCTGTCAGTACATAACCTGTGCAGTCAATGATTAccgctaaggatgagctctggcgtgttcgcatagtacacgtgcagagcccgccaggaagtctgcacagcgctgcgctaatcacagccagggagacatttcccgatctctgtagccgagcatcgggacaatgtctccctggctgtgattagcgtagcgccgtgcagacttcctggcgggctctgcacatgtactatgcgaacacgccagagctcatccttaattgtCGCCTCCACACACTCTCACCACTTCTTACTTGTGATTTGTTGATCATTCTGACAGAAGGAGCTCCAGAATTTGGAGGACGCCTGCGATGACCTCATGATGCTGGACGACTCCCTGTTGATTCCTTACCAGATCGGCGATGTGTTCATCAGTCACCCTCAGGAGGAGACACAGGAGATGCTCGAAGCTGCCAAGGTTAGTAAGCGTGGTTGTGGTGGTGGGGAGGGACATCACCTTAGATCTTAATGCTTGCCATAGAGAGCCTTTCGTTTCCCTTTGTCACAATCATTTGGGCAATCTACTAATGCAAGGGAGACTCTTGCTGAAATatgtcgcccccccccctaaaggGATTGTCCTTTCCCAATGGTACTCTCAGAAGTTGTGCTGATAATTGGGGTccctagggttagggtttcccattgaagaatatggctagcaCTCTGGGGAGGTCCCTTTTCCAATTCCTGAGATCAAAGGTTGGAAGGCGGGTTCCCAAAGGTCACAGGGCATGGCTGACCcgcccccaccaaagtgtaccgcctaccccaactaagtcggggaatgaacaagtcggggtaaGCGTCTTGACAAGCAGATCCTAAATTCAAATGTTAGTCCTACCGATCGCAATTGTAGTGGAATATCTAGAGAACTTTACCATGCTCTCTTGTTTAGTGTGGTCAgtatttttaataggaaagcagagggactgtcaggaagaccagggatttcacacaaaggaagcaatacaaagagaacaggagactttctcatacaagttcatggtacagcagacacatcaggaatatgaaatgttggggtaacaaacaagtAAAGAAACGCAGTTTACAAacgaagtaaacaaagccgcaatcgtggctgtcggcatgtgatcggtgaatttttttcaccgatttcatgcttgtaagcctggaggaggtcttattgaccccacatctctccataaagaggacctctcgcagtgattcctattacaagggatgtttatattccttgtaataggaataaaagtgataaaaaaaacaattaaaaaaaaaaagtgtaaaaatgaagtaaaaaaaaaaaaacatattattttttttttttttaaacgcccctgtcccggtagctcgcgtgcagaagcgaacacacatgtaagtcccgcccacatatgtaaacactgttcaaaccccacatgtgaggtatcgttgcgcgtgttagagcgtgtgcaacaattctagccctagacctcctctgtaactcaaatagtaacctgtaaaaaaatgtaaagcgtcgccaaaggagatttttaagtaccgaaatttggcgccattccatgagtgtgcgcaattttaaagcgtgacatgttgggtatctatttactcggcgtaacatcatctttcacattataccaaaaaattgttatttttttaattcatgaaaccgtttttatccctaaaaaaaggtgtttgaaaaattattgcgcaaataccgtgcgaggtaTTAGGTTTGGGGGGGATGTATCTCctgtaatgcattgggtaaagtGTAGAGAGTCTGGCAGGATGTAATTAACCGTCATCACTCTACTCTAAATAGCTCGGCAAGTACCGGCGGCTGGTTCTGACGCCGGCCCCCCCGTCAGTCATGAGGCTATTCTGGGCGGCTTCTATTGAACATGTGTATCTGAAGAACTCTCTGAGTGACATGTTCAGAGATAATAGCGGGTTATATATATTTAGGTGTGCGATTTGTGAAGCGACCTCCTGAGCAAATACAACAACTCCTTGGACGGTCTTAAAATAATCTCCACAGGTTATTGGGATGTGAAAGTAAATCTTCCTTGGAAagttgaaaagggggggggggggacatttgtaaACCAGATGAACAATGGCCATGTTCTATTATGTGCTATTGTTCTGATGATTTAAGTTCTAGACGAGTAAAAAGTGCTCAGTTATGTACACAAATTGCACAACATTTGGGAAAAATGTAACATGcatggcttaaaaaaaaatagtagaaaaTTCACCTGGCATCATGGCCCCATTATTGGTTATaataggaggaatggtgccccgttgTTGATATTGATAAGAATAGGGCCCCCAATGAtgatgtcagtagggggaatggtgccccatcattggtgtcaagtaTATATCAGAgctatatacatttataatagtgtgtgacagtgggggagcattagagtgtaagtgcagggactgatgtgactggaTCAGTGTCTTTTGTACAGCACCACAGTATATGTCAGAgatatatatgtagaagaataataataatagtgtgtgtgtggggggggggggggcagtagattgtaagctcctctggtgcagggactgatgtgactggctcagtgtcttTGGTACAGCACCACAGTATATGTCAGAgatatatatgtagaagaataataatagtgtgggggcaatagattgtaagctcctctggtgcagggactgatgtgactggctcagtgtcctTTGTACAGCACTACAGTATATGTTAAAATGTAGAATAATAAGTGtttggggggacattagagtgtaagctcctctggtgcagggaCTGATTTCACTGGTTCAATGTTCTCTGTATAAtattagtgtgtgactgtggggggatatTAGATTGTACGCTCCTCTGATACATAGACTTATGTGACTGGCTCAGGGTCCTTAGTACAGCACTACAGTATATGTCAgagatatatataaatgtataataataggagtgtgactgggggggggggggcattaaagtGTAAGCTCCACTggtgcagggactgatgtgactggctcagtgtcctTTGTACAGCACCACAGTATATGTCAGAGATAtatatgtagaataataataatagtgtggggggcagtagattgtaagctcctctggtgcatgGACTGATGTGActtcctcagtgttctctgtacattgCTATGGAATATACGGTATGGTGAGGGATGAGCTAGCTGTGGAATAAGTTGGAAATGTGTGTTTAGTAAAATATTAGGCAGGATCTTGAAGGGTCTGCATCGCCCAGTGGGCAACTATTCCCATTTCTttccaatgacccccccccccccaaataaattctGATTTCGCTCCTCGGGGGCATTCTGAAGGAGCCTGTTGTAGAAACGCAGCGGACTGCTATTTGCTTGCGCAGCTTCCGGTCTCCGTGTGCCACTTTCCAGAGAGGCTGGCTGTGAAATGTCtgtgtcttcttcttctctctgttctctgtggtcagtctggtttttgtttttctcaCTTATTCAGAAAGCGGTGGAGGAAGAAATGGAAGCGTTGCAGTCCCGGGTAGAGTCCATACAGCAAGTTCTCTCTGATCTTAAGATCCAGCTTTACGCCAAGTTTGGAAACAACATCAACCTAGAGGCGGAAGACAGCTAAATCATTTCAaatcaatatacatttttttttttttctttttcccaatttcttttattttattgattgcaCATATGAAATATGAGGCCAGACTGTTGAATAGCCCTTGATGCAGCTTTAAGAACAACTTTCTAAAAGCAGTTCATCCATGTGAACCAAAGGCACATcagaatctgattgtacaatctccttttagATTCGTTAACATCTGTTTAGTATATGGTCCTCTCTGAAcaatccattttatttatttctagtcAGACAGGCTCCACCACTACACACTTTAAAAGAGATTGTACAGTTTGGATCATAATGTTTGAGCGGCACACAAGGTGAGactgtcttaaagcggagctccgctgaaaaaaaatattaaaagccagcaactacaaatactgcagctgctaacttttaatattgggacacttacctgtcctg
This window contains:
- the PFDN4 gene encoding prefoldin subunit 4, which gives rise to MSATMKKAVAEDVNVTFEDQQKINIFARNTSRINELKDEIELKKKELQNLEDACDDLMMLDDSLLIPYQIGDVFISHPQEETQEMLEAAKKAVEEEMEALQSRVESIQQVLSDLKIQLYAKFGNNINLEAEDS